The following is a genomic window from Methanolinea sp..
TGCTCACGTAGCAGACGACGACCTCGTCCCTGACGCTGTCGGATATCCAGTCCCGGTACGCGGCGAGGATGACCTCTGGGCGGGAATGGACCGGCCCGTGGCTGGGGGCGATGATGGAGATCGGGATACCCTTCAGTTTCTCCATGTGCTCCTGGATGTTCTTGCGGAAGGGCATCATGATCTCGGCGTAGTACCTCTTCGCGGATGTGTGGAACAGCCGCTCGTCGCCCATGAAGAGGTCGCTCTCCGCGTGGTGAGTCCCGAACAGGTCGCAGGAGAAGAGGACGCGGTCCTCGACGGCGTAGGTGACCATCGTCTCGGGCCAGTGGACCCACGGGGTCATGAAGAACTGGAGCGTCTTTCCCCCGAGGTCGAGCTTCTCCCCGTCGCCGACGACGAGGCACCGCGCCGGGTCCACCTCGAGGAGGTGAACGACGAGGTCCCTGCATTTTTCGTTCACGACGATCTGCGCGCGCGGGAAGAGTTCCGCGATCATCGGGAGGGACCCCGAGTGGTCCTGCTCGGCGTGGTTGACGACGATGTAGTCGAGGTTCTCGACCCTTGCCTTGACGAGGTTCGTGACGAGCTCGAGCTCCTTTGTGGGATCCACTGTGTCGATGAGTGCGGTCTTTTTTGACCCCTTCACGATGTACGAGTTGTAGCTCGTCCCGTGGGGGAGGGGGATGAGTGCATCAAAGAGTCTCCGGTCGAAATCCTGTACGCCTACCGCGAGGATACCCGGAACGATCTCGCGAACTGCCACACGGACCCCTCCTCACTTCCGCCGGAACAGGGACGGCGCTGCCTTGCAGACGGGGCACCGCCAACCCTCAGGTAACCGTGAAAATTCGACTCCCGGCGGGATCCCCATGTCGGGTTCCCCCCTCTCCGGGCTGTACTCGTGCCCGCATATCGTGCATATGTACGAATCCATTCCTCAAATCCTGCCTTTATTCTCGGAATCAGGCATTAGATCGTGGAGGACGGGCAGGCTTAATTGTTTTCCTGCGGGAACGAAAACCGGGAGCAATTCATCAAAACGCTTTTTTGGTCCGCGCCCCGACGTGAGAGGAGGACGATTCCACGCATGACGATAATGAAGATACGGGGGGGCGACCTCGACCTCGTCGAGTACGAGTTTGTCACTTTCCGGCCCGGGGAGATCGTGAAGACCGCCGGGATCGCGTGCGAAAAGCCACCCGTCCCGTTTCCCGGTACCGTCACCGCGAAGGCTCCCGCCCGGATACACCTGACCGTCCTCGACATGAACCGCTTCTCCCCGTCCCGCCCCGGCGGCGGTGGCGTCGGTTTCGCGATACAGCTGTACTGCACCGTCACGGTCTCCTGCACGGGGGGAGAGGTAAATATCGATTACAGCCGGCCCGCGCTCATCCGCCATTTCATCGAGGTGTTCAGGAAGGTCTCCGGGTACAGCGGGGGTTTTACCGTCGTGGCGAGGGACCACC
Proteins encoded in this region:
- a CDS encoding FprA family A-type flavoprotein, producing MAVREIVPGILAVGVQDFDRRLFDALIPLPHGTSYNSYIVKGSKKTALIDTVDPTKELELVTNLVKARVENLDYIVVNHAEQDHSGSLPMIAELFPRAQIVVNEKCRDLVVHLLEVDPARCLVVGDGEKLDLGGKTLQFFMTPWVHWPETMVTYAVEDRVLFSCDLFGTHHAESDLFMGDERLFHTSAKRYYAEIMMPFRKNIQEHMEKLKGIPISIIAPSHGPVHSRPEVILAAYRDWISDSVRDEVVVCYVSMHGSTEKMVRVLCDALVERGIRVLPFNLVATDTGELAMALVDAATVVIGTPTVLFGPHPLAVHATFLFNMLRPKTRFVSIIGSYGWAGNTVEALKGMLTRTKPELIEPVYIKGTPRAEDHRKLEELAAKIEEKHREIGIHG
- a CDS encoding rubredoxin; protein product: MDSYICTICGHEYSPERGEPDMGIPPGVEFSRLPEGWRCPVCKAAPSLFRRK